The sequence GCAGTGGCGGCTATTAATGCATCAGCAATACCTACTTGGTAATCTCTTCGAAGCTCGCCCCCGAGGATTGCTATCTCTTCGTCAAGTGGAATTACATTAAAGTGGGATAGAAATCTCAGTATCTTCTCTTTTTTAACGACGTCTCTGGTTTCTTTTCCTGAAAATATCTCTGCGATTGTTATTGTCGAAATGTGTATCCCTTCCTTCGAGATTTTTAGTAAAAATTCCTTTGATCCAGCTACTCCTCGAAGGATATCAATTATTATGTCAGTATCCACTAGATACATCTCGATCCCACTCTTTTCTAAGCTTTTTGAGATCTATTTTCTCACGTATAATCCCAAATACTTCTTCAATGTCTTTTTCGAGTTCATCTATTATGACTAGCTTGACTTTCTTTGGAGCTTTTACCTTCTTCACTGGCTTAAATACTCCATTTTCATATATGGCATCAACAATGTTCGGCATATTCCTTCCCCGCAGATGTTATTGTGTTGATTCATTATTAAACTTTTCAGGAGCCTAAACAAACTTTCCCATAGGAACGACTTTCACTCCCTCTTCTTCGAGGCGCTTTCTTATGTATGCTGTTATCTCAACAGCTTGAGGATTGTCTCCATGAACGCAGATTGTGTCCGCTTTGAGCTCAACCCATTCGCCGTTAATAGCTTTAACACCCCCGTCTTTGACCATTGAGATTACTCTCTCGGCTATAAGCTCTTTATCATGAATAACTGCTCCCGGCTTTCTTCTTGAGACGAGGGTTCCATCTGGATTGTATGCCCTATCGGCGAACACTTCGTGGGCTACTTTTAGCCCCATCTCTTCTGCAATCTCCAATGGCTTTGACATTGAGAGCCCAACGAAAATAAGCTTCTTGTCGAAATCTGCAATTCCCTCTAGGATTCCCCTTGCAAGCTCTTCGTCTTTAACCAGAGCGTTGTAAAGTGCTCCATGGGGCTTAACGTGCTGGAGCTCCAGCCCTTCGGCCTTCACGAACGCATATAATGCCCCGACCTGGTAGAGAATGTAGTTCCTTGCCTCCTCCCTCGTTATGTCCATGTACCTCCTTCCAAAACCCATTAAGTCTGGATAACCCGGATGTGCCCCAACAGCGACGTTCAGCTCTTTGGCAAGTGTTACAGTTCTTCTCATTACCATTGGATCGCCAGCATGCCAGCCGCATGCAACGTTTGCCGATGTTATGTACTTCATAACCTCTTCATCAAGACCCAGCTTATACCTCCCAAAGCTTTCACCAAGGTCAGAGTTGAGGTCTACTCTCATTGTTTCCACCACCCAATAATAAAGCGATAACCCTTTAACCCTTTTCTCCAATTACACACCATGCTTGTTATAGACGCTGCAATATTCATTCAAGGGGTTGATGTTGAAGGTGTTACAAGCCCAAAGGTGCTTGAAGAGATTAAAGACCCGGAATCCAAGGTATTCATTGAAAGCTTGATTAGTGCGGGAAAGGTTAAGGTTCTCGTCCCCTCAAGGGGGAGCATAGAGGCTGTTAAGAAGAAAGCTTTAGAGAGTGGGGAGCTTGGAGAGTTAAGCGAAGCAGATATTGAAATCTTGGCCTTAGCTTATGAACTCAAGGGAGAGATTTTTACCGATGACTACAACCTTCAAAACATTGCAACACTTCTCGGCTTAAAGTTTAGAACGCTGAAGCGTGGAATAAAAAAGGTCATAAAATGGCGCTACGTCTGCATTGGGTGTGGGAGAAAGTTCAAAACTCAACTGCCAAAAAACATATGTCCCGACTGCGGGAGTAAGGTTAGATTACTCCCAAAAAAGAAGAGAAAGAAGCGTCAGCGCTCATAGGGTTCTTCATCACTCCGCCAGAGTTTCTCATCATCCGCCTCTCTTAACTACTCCTGATTACCTTTATAACTTTCCGGAATTATTGTACAATTAACTAAACTCCTCAACCCCTAAGCGTTGCTATTAACCTTTTCTCATTTAGCAGCAGATTAATAGCATCTTTAACATCCTTAACCACTATATCACTTGCCAGCAATGCCTCGACACTGGCTCCTTCTTCCCCTATTACGCATATGGCAAGCTCGGCATTCTCAAGCATTCTGACGTCGTTATTGCCGTTGCCAACTCCAATGTAGGGTTCATATTTTAATGCTTTCTGGAGCTTTTCGTTGCCATCTTTGACCTTTTCTATTTTAACCTTCATGCCCTTAAACTCGTCTTCCAGAGTCCCAAATGTATCGGAGCTTAGAACAACGATCTCGTATTTTTCGCCAAGTTTCCTTAAAAGCTCCTTTACCTCTTCCCTTACTTTTCCTTCAAGGCCTAGTGTTCCATTTAAGTCAAATATAACTGTTCGTGCGGTTATCCTTCCATAGTTTGGAATCTCCATTCTGTCCACCAGGGAAGTTTAGCAAAAATGCTTAAAACTTTGTTCTCAACATCCAAGTGGTGGAAGAGTTGTGAGAGTGGCATGGGGAATCAGTGGGGCTGGGCACTTGCTTCTGGAAAGTATTGAGGTACTAGAAAAATTAAAGGACAAGCATGAGATCAAAATATTCCTATCCTCGGCTGGAGAAGAGGTAGCCAGAATGTATGGAGTTCTCGAAAGGATAGGAAGCTTTCCTCTCGTTAGGGAATCCAAACAGGGGCATTCGTTTCCTTCATGTGGCGCTTTTAATCTGGGTAAATTTGACGTCTTTGTAATATCCCCCGCAACTTCAAACACGGTTGCAAAGATAAGATTGGGCATAGCAGACTCTTTGCTTTCATGCTGTGCATCTCAAGCCTTGAAAAGTAGAGTGCCGTTAATACTAATCCCAACAGATTCCAAGCCAGTTGTGGAAACCAAAGCCCCTAACGGGGAAATCTTTAAAATCTATCCGCGCAAAATTGATCTTGAGCATCTCGAAGCGTTAAGAAAAGAAGGGGTAGTAGTTCTTGATCACCCTTACGATGTGGAAAAAGCTTTAGAGCGGTTTTTGTGAACATAGTAGAATTTTCCATCTTTTGTTACTGTTACGTAGTCTGGGGTGTATTTTGGACCATAATAGAGGTTGTGTCCATCCAGTCTGTACCATAAAGCTCTTGCCGCTTCGAGCTTGTTAAGTTCATCTAAAACGCTCAAGTTCCCTTCCTTTACCATCTCCAGCAACCTCTGCACATATTGCTCGCTTATGTTGAAAGTCACGTAGGAGGCAAAGAACTCATATCCTGTGATCAGCTCTTCCATGAGGTTTTTGTAGGGATACGCTGGGGTTACAGATATATTAAAGCGCTTGTAAAAATCCTCCACTGCAGTAACATCGGGTCTGTAAGGAAGTATCCCAAGAACCATCATCTCTACCGTATCGTCATAGTATCTCCTAAACCAATCCCGATCATATGGATAAAAAAGGTCCTCATTTGATATGTAAGGATCTTTTCCAAGGACGTAAAGGGCTCTATAGTTGCTTCCGACCAAAAGGGGCACATCCCATATCACTATTATCTCTGAGTGATCGAGCTTCCATCCGCTAATGCTTGCCGGAATCTGAAGTGCCCACGCTTTGAGGTTGAAGTCCATGAAAAGGTTGTTCATGAGAACAACTTGAGTCTCTCCATCGTAACCACATATGCCTGATCTTAGGGTTTTTATTACGGGCAAATCGTAGGAGTGGACGTAGCTGTTTACAAAATAGGCTATGTGTAGGGGGGTTATGGAGTAAAAAGGCAAAGGTTTGTTGTAAAATCGGAAGAAGTCTTCTTTAGCTCTTTCATAAAAGAATTTCATGGCTTCTCCCATCTTAATCTTCCCATACCTATCAAACCCCAAATCCGGATAAATGATCTTGTATATATGGAGGGGTTTGTAAGTAGCCGCTGATCGCCATATGTGCTCCAGCTCTTTCCTGCTGTAAGGATGGGCATTCTGAAACCATTCGCCGCTTCCATCAAATTTTATCTCAAAAATTTCTGGGTAGTGGGAAAACTCCACTCGGATTGAATTGGAATTCCCATGATAATCCCTCCCTTTTATCGTTATGTTATACTCCCCCCATTCCAGGGGAAACTCTATTATTGAGCTGTAGGTAAGGGATTGCGTTTTAATGTTGACTTTGTATTCCTTCTCCTCCACATTAATAACGAGCTCCTTCGGGGATTCACATTGTCCCTTATTGTAAACGCAACTTTAACTTTCTCCCCTTCACTTTCTATAGTTCCCCATATTTTAGGAGCTTTCTTATCGCTTTTCTGCTCTTTTTGAAAAACTTCCCAACTGAGATTTACCTTAGTGATTTCAAATCTCGCCGAGTTTTCTATGAACCACTCCCTAAAGGTTTGGTTGGTGATTAGGTAGCTCTCTATTGAGCCAAGGCTTTCAAGAAATTCTTCTATCTCATAAGGCTCGAATCCATCTATTATTCCATTCATGTTGTCTATAGCGTTTTTCACGTCAGGGGGAAGTTCATAGAGGGCCATGTGAAGATCCTTTATTAGGGCAATATAATTCTGCAACGTACGGGCGGCGTAGATGTTTTGAGAGTTTTCTATGCCGTTTCTAATCCTAGGTGGCAACTGGTTGTAAGTTTCAAGGAATTCGCTTACCTGATCCTCAAATATTGTTACCTTCTTAGAGAATTCCTCAAGCGTATAGGGGCTTTCTGAAAAAAGAAAACGAATCATGTCATCTCTTAGGGGGTATGAAACTTCTTCAAGAACTCTGCTGACCCTTTCGCTTAAATTTGCGAGGAGAATTAAGTTGTCGGTCTCTACTTCATCAAGCAGTGTACTCCTGTATTTGTAGAGAGGGTATATTTTATTTGCTATGTCTTTCTCTTCTTCGCTTAACTTCCCATCATCAAGAAACCCCAGCTTTGAGGCAATCTCATATATCTCCTGGTCTCTTTGGGTGATCTGTTGCGGAGGAGGCTGTACAGCTCTCATGCTCCAGAAAAGGAGGATTAAATACGCCAAGAAGAGTCCAATGAGAATTTTTTTGGCATCAACAACAAATTTTTTCCCCATGTTTTATCATTATCTCTCAATGCTTATCTACTTTTCTTTTGCCAAAATTTAAATATCTGGGATATAAAAATACAGTGGTGATTGTAGTGAGGATAATCCGTTTTGGTGTCTCGATGCCGGAAGATCTCCTAGAAAAGTTTGATGCCATTATAGAGGAAAAGGGATACGCTAACAGAAGTGAGGCTATTAGGGATTTGGTGAGGGATTTCATAGTTAGACACGAGTGGGAGGAAGGGGATAAGGAAGTTGCCGGAACTATAACCATTGTTTACAACCATGATGAGGCCGATGTGGTGAAAGAACTCCTTGACATGCAGCACGATTATGTGAATGAAATTATCTCAAGCCTTCACGTTCATATGGACGAGCACAATTGCCTCGAGGTCATTGTAGTTAAGGGAAAAGCTAGCAGGATAAAGAGAATAGCCGAGAGGCTAATTAGCCTGAAAGGGGTAAAGCATGGAAAGCTAGTCATGACCACTACGGGCAGAGAACTGGTATGAAAAAGCTTATAAATTTCTCTTTTATCATCACACTTGGGTGTGCCGGGGTAGCCTAGCTCGGTAGGGCGGCGGACTCGTAATCCGCAGGTCCCGGGTTCAAATCCCGGTCCCGGCTCCATATCCTCGTTTCTTATCTTTGAATCTATGCGGTGATAATCTTTAATTATATCTTTGAATCTATGTAGATACGGGTAGCTAGTGGATGAAGTTGGATCCTAGTTTATGTATATTGTGCAGAGGCCGAGGATGGTGCGGCCTTGCATACTGCCCCGCAATAGCAAGAGCTCGGGCCACTTTACGAATTAGGCGCTCTGTTTCTTCAAAAGTTATTGAAGGTTCAACGCCTCCATCGGTCTTTGTTGGTAGAATTGGTTATCCATACGTGAGAATAGGACCGGCGACACCTCCCTTGATGGGGGATACGAGCGTTTTTGATTTTCCTGAGATGTGGATTAATAGAAAAATAGAGGATATTCTCGAATATCGCTGGAGCCTGATCACGGGGATCAAAATAGCAAACGTCAAAAAGCCGGAAGACAGACTTATAGAGGAGTTAAGACTTTTGGCCATGAGTTCCAAGCCCGTTGATATTGAACTTGCCCTTAAAAAACCACCGAGGCCTTTCATGACGTTCAGTGAGCAAGAGCCACCGCAGGGACCACGATCGCCCCTTGCAAACATGAAGGTCATTGGAAATCCCTCAATTCCAAGGCCTGTAGAGAAAGTCTATGATGATACAGATTTGCCGGCATTTGATGCCGTTGTTAGCCTTTATGAATCGGGATTACCTGTTTCATATATACAGAAGATATTCAGCACCGGTGCATTTGGAATTAAAAAACAGAGAAGACTCGTCCCCACAAGGTGGAGCATTACTGCCGTGGATAGCGTGCTCTGTAAAAAGCTCATCAAGGAGATAAAAGAATACAATCCACTAAATGAGATCCTTGTGTTTAGATATCGAGTTCACGAGAATCTCTTTATTGCCATTTTATACCCAGCAAAATGGAGTTATGAATGGATGGAGGCTTGGTGGCCCGGCTCCACTTGGAATCCAGGTTTGGATAATGTTGTTATCGAAGGGGATTACGAGGATTACCACGGGAGGACAAGCTATCCAAGCATAGGTGGCTGTTACTACGCAAGCATGCTTGCGACTCTCGAATATCTGAAGAGAATAAAACGGCAAGCCACTGCGATACTTCTTAGAGAGATTTATCCCGGCTTTAAGATACCAGTTGGTGTATGGTTTGTTAGGGAAAGCGTTAGGGCAATGTTTAATTCTCCACCTGTTTTGAAGACAGACAGCCTAGATGAAGTTTTGGAGTTTTTAGAAAAAGAAACAAAGCTTAGAAGTAATAGATGGTTCTCTTCTTCAGTGCTCTTGAGAAGAATACGATTCACTAGACCCATTGACGAGTTTTTGAAGAAAGATTGAGAGAGCAAGAGATAGATGGCAAAGTGTTATAGCTTTGTTTAGTTAGTATATGGGGTCAAATCGGAGCTAATCATGGTTTAAACATCTAAAAAGCGTTTTTATTAAATCCTTACGATAAGTATCTAAATGTTTTATAAATATAAAACTACTTTGTTTCATGTTATCTTTCAAACTTTGACTCGAATTTTTTACTTTTAATGATTTTTAATATAATACAATTTAAAATAGTATTATAGTTGATAAAACTTAGAGTAACATAACTTTAAAACATTAAATTGCACGTAAATTACATTTTATTAAAGTAAAATTTTGCAAATTTTTACCTAATGCAAAAATAATAAAACTTACTAATCATACATTTAGCTTTTCGTGACACTCACTTCTGTTTTGGAGTTGATGTACACTATTAGATATGCTTTTAAACTCCTGATGTGTTATAATATGAGGTGATAAGACGTGTTGGACATACTCGGTTTTATTTTCTATGCTGGAGCTTCGCTTGTTATCCTATTTATAGCAGCGTTTTCGGGAGGTATATCAAGAATACTGGCCCTCCCAGCAGCGCTTGGATACATACTACTGGCCTTTTGGTCAATAGAGCAGGCAAGTTCTGATATAATGAGAAAGGACAGGAAGAGAGATGCGAGAATGATACTCCTCTTGAACATAGTCTCCTTTGGATTAGGGGCGTTGTCCTTCTACATCTACATGAACAGTATAGTTACGCCAATACTGTTGCTTGGACCAGCGTTCGTGATTGGCCTCTGGAGATCCCTGCGGGAAAATAAAGGGCCTTGAAATTTTTCGCTTTTCTTTGTTTTTGATGTTCTTCTTTGTGCACGAGTTTTGGATATAATGTGCCTTATATGACAATTATGTATAGTGGTAAAAATAACAAACGTTAAAAAGAATGCCGACGATAATCCTAACGGTGGGACACGTGGGAGCTGACAACCTCATAAGGAGCCAAAAGCTATTTCTAGGGTTGACACCATGGGAAAAAGATGAAATTCTGAAACCTTTTAGGTGGTATTACTCAAAACTTCGGAGGTGAGTGACATGGAGTCAAAAAATACGGGTTTTTTCGAAATTAGCACTAAATATCCCTCTCTTGTACCCCTAGCGGTGGAAATACTAAAAGTCAAGGCTAAGGAGGCATGTATAACTAGAAGCAACCTTCGTCCATTTATTAGGGAAAATCAGAAGACGAGAGAACTTGAGCTTGTAATTCCAGTTACATCCCTTTCAAAACTTGAAAAGTGTGTGCTAGAAGCTGTGGGATTCCCAAAAAGACCAGTCCGAGTTGGAGATACCATGATTATAGCTATTGTTGTAGGCTCATTTGAACTTGGTCAACTTGATCAGGAGTTAATGCAGATGCTCCGCACGCTTTATTATACGCTGACATGTTGAATATTTATTAATTATTACCACTTGTCGTTGTAAAGGGAAAAATTAATGATAACTCCGGCTTATACAAGAACAACTCCCCAAACATTGTGAAACCATGTTTCTAGGGCAAACGCCCTAATGCAGGCACAAACTTCCATTTATACAACTTTAAGTCGTAAAAAATTTGTGTTTTGTAATTCACAAAAATAATAATGTTAAACTTTCTATTAAATTTTAAATAATAAGCAACTTATAATAGTAATAAATTTATTTTTTATTTTTGTGTTTTTCAAATTGTAATATATTGTAAATATCACCAACTCACTTTATAGTAACAAATTCGAGTAAAAGTTGAAGATAAAGTAGGCACATCCTTTTCAAAAATACCACTTAAAGTAGTAAAGAATTCCGGAGGGTATTTATACTATAATGACGCTAAAATCTTCCGGGGGGAAGAGACATGGAAAATACCCAAATGTTCGTGTGTCCCTTCTGCGGTTACAAGGCAAAAAGCTTAGAGGAACTAAAGCAACATATTCTTGAAAAACACACGCTGAATAGAGAAGATGTGAGAGGTATTAGATTCATTCAAAAATATTAAAAGCATCTTCTTGCTTTTTATTTATGGTGGTGCCTATGTTCAAAATAGTTGAGAGAAAAATCGGATGGCACAAAGACTTTGACAGCTCCCATTTCTTGGCTTTGCCTTATGAGAGCAAATGCCTTAGAATTCACGGGCATACTTATAATGTTGACGTGGAGATATGGGGAGAGCTAAACGAAAACGGCATGATATTCGACTTTAACCATTTGAGCAATCTTATAAAGCTCCTCGATCATAAAATACTCATCAGTGAATACTGGGTAACTGACAAGAGGGATGGATACGTTGTTGTGGAAAAAAACGGCAAACATTTGGAGCTTCCTGAAAATGAAGTTGTAATCCTCAACAAGCCAAACGTGACAGCCGAGTATATTGCGGAGTGGTTTGCCGAGAGGATAGCGGAAAAAGCGGGGGAGAACGTGAAGAAGATAAAGGTGAGGATTTGGGAGGATCCGAGGAGTTATGCCGAAATTACATTGAGTGTTTAAGTATTCTTACCTAAAAAGTTAAGTTACCCTGCTCCATAATTTAGGGGGTGGTTGAGATGAAGTTTTCAAGGGGTAGAAACTTTCTGTTTAGAATACCTGAAGGAAAGGAGTTTTTGAGTGCTGTAAATGAATTTGCAAAAAAGCACAACGTGTTGATTGGAACTATCAGTGCAATTGGAACCCTCAAAAATCCAAAAATCGGATATTTTGAAGAGGAGAAGGGACAATACAAGGTAATTGAGTTAGAAGGAACCTACGAACTGGTATCTGCCTTGGGAAATATAAGCATAAAAGACGATGAGCCCTTTGCCCATATTCACGTGAGTCTAGGTGATAAAGAGGGAAAACTATTTGGCGGCCACTTGATTGAGGGGGAAGTTTTTGTCGCTGAAGTTTACATTCAGGAGCTCCTTGGTGAACCTCTAATAAGAAAGCCCCGAGAAAATGGGTTGGCTCTATGGGATGCTGAAGAAGAGTGAAACAAATATCAAATTTTCTTTCTTATTCTATTTCGCTGTATCTCCACTTTGAGTAAAGTATTTAAGGATCCATGATGATGTAAATACCATGACAAGAGTGTTTAAAGTTAAAGCCAAAATAAGTCAAGAAGTTCCCGAATTTGGAAAGGGGGTCAGGTATGTATCTCTGCTTGTGCTGGCAGATGACGAAAGTGATGTAAAAGTCTTTGCAGAGAAATATTTCCAAGAAGAAGGCCTCAAGAAGGAAAATGTTGAAATTTTAGATATAGAAGAGATAAAATTCAAAAAAGGAGGGGTTCTGGGAGTAATTATCGGATAATATGGTGGTTGAAAAATTAAATAATGTCTTGATTTGTGTTCAATAAAACTAATAGACTATTCTAAAGGACTTTCTTTGTTGAATTACCAATTAGAAAGATTTACTCTGGCATATTTCTAATCATGACTATAGACGCATGGTTATAGGTGGATGAAAGCCATACTGTGTTCTTAGAAATTTTAGAATAGTGATTTTTAGAAAAACTATTTAGGCACTAGATGTAGTTTAGTTGGAGGTGGGAAAATGAAACCGATCATTGGAATTGTGGCTTCCTTTGACTGGGAAACCGGTGCCCTTACCATAAACGACACTTACGTCAAAAGGATTAGAGAAGCCGGTGGGATACCTGTTGCAATTCCACCGCTTTTGGGAATAACAGATGTTATCGAGGCGATAGATGGGCTTATAATTCCCGAAGGTCCTGATATTCACCCAAAGTACTATGGGGACACTCTCTCTGATAAAATAGAATGGCTTGATATACAGAGGGATGAATTTGAACTTACATTAATTAAAGCCGCCTTAGAGAAAGATTTGCCCATGCTGGGAATAGGTAGGGGAGCACAGGCGATAAATGTTGCCCTAGGAGGTAGTTTGTATCAAGACGTTAGCGAAATCCCAAAAGCCATAAGGCACAATTGGCTTAAAAACGGAAAATTCTTGGTACATCCCGCTGCAAAGGTTCATGAAGTGAGGATAAAGCTGGATTCTCTGCTCTTTGAGATACTTAGGGAAAACCTGAATGTTGAGTCCACGAGCGAGGTTTTTATAGGGGTTAACAGCTTCCATCACCAGGCTATTAAGAAACTTGGAAATGATGTAAAACCGGTGGCATATGCAGAGGATGGAATAATAGAGGCCATTGAAGTGGAAGGAAGGTTTGCAATAGGAGTTCAGTGGCTGGCTGAGTACCTTGACGAGATGGAACCACTTTTTAGGGCTCTTGTAAAGAAAGCTCTTGAATACAAAAAGAAAAAACTTGGCCTTCTAGATCCTAAAAACAATTCAATAGATCTCCCCGTGGAGGAGCTGTAATACCAGATGAGAACCATCGCAGCTGGGGTAGGAATAATAACCCTCTCTGCAGGAGCCGAAGGTTATGCCTCTCGCTTCTATCTTTTTTCTCGCCTCCTCTAGAATCTTAAATCTTATGTCTTTTGGCAGGTAATAATAACCACCTATTCTTTCCCCTTTCTTGTAAAGGGGTGCGAGCTTTTTCATTAGCTCAGGGAGCTTTGCCTCCATTCTCTTCCAAGAATCCGCTCGGAGTTTTAAAGTTGACACAGTTATGTGGGACACAAAGCTCAATGCATCAAGGGTCTCATCAAAGTCCTCCCAAGTGTAAAAAGGTATTATCGGGTCGATTCGAGCGTAGACAGGAATACCTTCCTTCTTTGCTTTTTTCAATGCCTTGATTCTTTCCCTCGGCAAGGGTGCGTTTGACTCTAGAAGTTTCGCTTTTTCCTCATCTACCGTGGTGACTGTGATTCCAACAGCGCACTTCAGGGTTCTCAAAATGTCCAAATCTCTCTCGAATAAGTTAGATTTCGTCAAAATTAAGCATGGGATATCGTATCTCTTGAAGAGTTCAAGCACCTTTCGGGTTATTCCCAAATCCTTGTCTATTGTTGGATAAGGGTCTGAAGAGTAGGAGAGGGCTACTATAAATTTCCTGTTAAATTTTCGGAGTTCCCTTTCTAGGTTTGGGAGGAGGTTTTCTTTTATCCTCACTTTAAAG comes from Thermococcus litoralis DSM 5473 and encodes:
- a CDS encoding type II toxin-antitoxin system VapC family toxin, whose amino-acid sequence is MYLVDTDIIIDILRGVAGSKEFLLKISKEGIHISTITIAEIFSGKETRDVVKKEKILRFLSHFNVIPLDEEIAILGGELRRDYQVGIADALIAATALRNGLTIVTYNTRHFEKISGLNILKPDYR
- a CDS encoding antitoxin AF2212-like protein; the encoded protein is MPNIVDAIYENGVFKPVKKVKAPKKVKLVIIDELEKDIEEVFGIIREKIDLKKLRKEWDRDVSSGY
- a CDS encoding LamB/YcsF family protein; translated protein: MRVDLNSDLGESFGRYKLGLDEEVMKYITSANVACGWHAGDPMVMRRTVTLAKELNVAVGAHPGYPDLMGFGRRYMDITREEARNYILYQVGALYAFVKAEGLELQHVKPHGALYNALVKDEELARGILEGIADFDKKLIFVGLSMSKPLEIAEEMGLKVAHEVFADRAYNPDGTLVSRRKPGAVIHDKELIAERVISMVKDGGVKAINGEWVELKADTICVHGDNPQAVEITAYIRKRLEEEGVKVVPMGKFV
- a CDS encoding type II toxin-antitoxin system VapC family toxin, encoding MLVIDAAIFIQGVDVEGVTSPKVLEEIKDPESKVFIESLISAGKVKVLVPSRGSIEAVKKKALESGELGELSEADIEILALAYELKGEIFTDDYNLQNIATLLGLKFRTLKRGIKKVIKWRYVCIGCGRKFKTQLPKNICPDCGSKVRLLPKKKRKKRQRS
- a CDS encoding HAD family hydrolase, whose product is MEIPNYGRITARTVIFDLNGTLGLEGKVREEVKELLRKLGEKYEIVVLSSDTFGTLEDEFKGMKVKIEKVKDGNEKLQKALKYEPYIGVGNGNNDVRMLENAELAICVIGEEGASVEALLASDIVVKDVKDAINLLLNEKRLIATLRG
- a CDS encoding flavoprotein, with the translated sequence MRVAWGISGAGHLLLESIEVLEKLKDKHEIKIFLSSAGEEVARMYGVLERIGSFPLVRESKQGHSFPSCGAFNLGKFDVFVISPATSNTVAKIRLGIADSLLSCCASQALKSRVPLILIPTDSKPVVETKAPNGEIFKIYPRKIDLEHLEALRKEGVVVLDHPYDVEKALERFL
- the nikR gene encoding nickel-responsive transcriptional regulator NikR, with translation MRIIRFGVSMPEDLLEKFDAIIEEKGYANRSEAIRDLVRDFIVRHEWEEGDKEVAGTITIVYNHDEADVVKELLDMQHDYVNEIISSLHVHMDEHNCLEVIVVKGKASRIKRIAERLISLKGVKHGKLVMTTTGRELV
- a CDS encoding Nre family DNA repair protein, translating into MKLDPSLCILCRGRGWCGLAYCPAIARARATLRIRRSVSSKVIEGSTPPSVFVGRIGYPYVRIGPATPPLMGDTSVFDFPEMWINRKIEDILEYRWSLITGIKIANVKKPEDRLIEELRLLAMSSKPVDIELALKKPPRPFMTFSEQEPPQGPRSPLANMKVIGNPSIPRPVEKVYDDTDLPAFDAVVSLYESGLPVSYIQKIFSTGAFGIKKQRRLVPTRWSITAVDSVLCKKLIKEIKEYNPLNEILVFRYRVHENLFIAILYPAKWSYEWMEAWWPGSTWNPGLDNVVIEGDYEDYHGRTSYPSIGGCYYASMLATLEYLKRIKRQATAILLREIYPGFKIPVGVWFVRESVRAMFNSPPVLKTDSLDEVLEFLEKETKLRSNRWFSSSVLLRRIRFTRPIDEFLKKD
- a CDS encoding 6-carboxytetrahydropterin synthase; protein product: MFKIVERKIGWHKDFDSSHFLALPYESKCLRIHGHTYNVDVEIWGELNENGMIFDFNHLSNLIKLLDHKILISEYWVTDKRDGYVVVEKNGKHLELPENEVVILNKPNVTAEYIAEWFAERIAEKAGENVKKIKVRIWEDPRSYAEITLSV
- a CDS encoding PPC domain-containing DNA-binding protein, with product MKFSRGRNFLFRIPEGKEFLSAVNEFAKKHNVLIGTISAIGTLKNPKIGYFEEEKGQYKVIELEGTYELVSALGNISIKDDEPFAHIHVSLGDKEGKLFGGHLIEGEVFVAEVYIQELLGEPLIRKPRENGLALWDAEEE
- a CDS encoding gamma-glutamyl-gamma-aminobutyrate hydrolase family protein, encoding MKPIIGIVASFDWETGALTINDTYVKRIREAGGIPVAIPPLLGITDVIEAIDGLIIPEGPDIHPKYYGDTLSDKIEWLDIQRDEFELTLIKAALEKDLPMLGIGRGAQAINVALGGSLYQDVSEIPKAIRHNWLKNGKFLVHPAAKVHEVRIKLDSLLFEILRENLNVESTSEVFIGVNSFHHQAIKKLGNDVKPVAYAEDGIIEAIEVEGRFAIGVQWLAEYLDEMEPLFRALVKKALEYKKKKLGLLDPKNNSIDLPVEEL
- a CDS encoding SPL family radical SAM protein, producing the protein MYIRPFDPWKSKLCTCPFKYTLNIYTGCDHACVYCYITSYIPRAFKVRIKENLLPNLERELRKFNRKFIVALSYSSDPYPTIDKDLGITRKVLELFKRYDIPCLILTKSNLFERDLDILRTLKCAVGITVTTVDEEKAKLLESNAPLPRERIKALKKAKKEGIPVYARIDPIIPFYTWEDFDETLDALSFVSHITVSTLKLRADSWKRMEAKLPELMKKLAPLYKKGERIGGYYYLPKDIRFKILEEARKKIEARGITFGSCREGYYSYPSCDGSHLVLQLLHGEIY